From Dryobates pubescens isolate bDryPub1 chromosome 22, bDryPub1.pri, whole genome shotgun sequence, the proteins below share one genomic window:
- the LOC104296692 gene encoding NADH-cytochrome b5 reductase 2, protein MRLAPRQRPPPAVSRRCLAGAVKGSRVQPERDLQAVAAMEALVGAPVTVAIVVVAASALLLLLFRGTGRRENGRVTLQDPETKYALRLVDKEEISHDTKRFRFGLPSPDHILGLPVGQHVYLSAKIGGGLVIRAYTPVSSDEAKGYVDLIIKVYHKNVHPKFPEGGKMSQYLDDMKIGDLIDFRGPNGLLVYKGAGTFLIKPHKKSEAEKKFAKHLGMIAGGTGITPMLQLIRRITSDPKDSTKCYLLFANQTEKDILLRAELEDLAKSHPEQFTLWYTLDRPPQDWKYSSGFITADMIKAHLPSPSSETLILMCGPPPMIQFACQPNLDKLGYPKSCTFSY, encoded by the exons ATGCGACTTGCCCCGCGCCAGCGCCCGCCTCCCGCCGTGTCGCGCCGCTGCCTTGCTGGGGCGGTGAAGGGGAGCAGGGTGCAGCCGGAGAGGGACCTGCAGGCGGTCGCTGCCATGGAGGCGCttgtg GGTGCGCCTGTGACCGTCGCCATCGTCGTGGTAGCTGCATCCGCCCTTTTactgctgctgttcagaggGACAGGCCGGAGGGAGAACGGCCGTGTCACCCTGCAGGACCCCGAAACCAAATACGCTCTGCGGCTGGTGGACAAAGAG GAGATCAGTCATGATACTAAGAGATTCCGATTTGGGCTGCCTTCACCAGATCATATATTAGGACTACCTGTAG GCCAACATGTTTATCTTTCTGCGAAaattggtggtggtttggtgatTCGGGCCTATACCCCAGTTTCCAGCGACGAGGCAAAAGGTTATGTTGATTTAATTATAAAG GTCTACCACAAAAATGTGCATCCCAAGTTTCCAGAAGGTGGAAAGATGTCCCAATACCTAGATGACATGAAGATTGGAGACCTGATTGACTTCAGAGGGCCAAATGGACTCCTTGTGTATAAGGGGGCAG GTACCTTTCTTATCAAGCCTCATAAGAAGtctgaagcagagaaaaagtTTGCAAAGCATCTTGGGATGATAGCTGGAGGAACAG GAATAACTCCTATGTTGCAGCTGATTCGTCGTATCACGAGTGATCCGAAGGACTCCACAAAATGTTACCTTCTTTTTGCTAATCAA ACAGAAAAGGATATAttgctgagagctgagctggaagATCTTGCTAAGAGCCATCCTGAGCAGTTCACGCTGTGGTATACACTGGACAGACCTCCACAAG atTGGAAGTACAGTTCTGGCTTCATCACTGCAGACATGATTAAAGcccacctcccttcccccagcagTGAGACACTCATTCTCATGTGTGGGCCACCACCTATGATTCAGTTTGCTTGTCAACCCAACCTGGACAAACTTGGCTATCCCAAGAGCTGTACCTTCTCTTACTAA